One Rhea pennata isolate bPtePen1 chromosome 3, bPtePen1.pri, whole genome shotgun sequence DNA segment encodes these proteins:
- the TMEM200A gene encoding transmembrane protein 200A has protein sequence MIATGGVITGLAALKRQDSARSQQHVNLATSPAAEEKKPVRRRPRADVVIVRGKIRLYSPSGFFLVLGVLIAFLGIAMAILGYWPQKEQLVGSEDNLSINETQALRSQGNILLRFFEQHVHSDKMKMLGPFTMGIGIFIFICANAILHENRDKETKIIHMRDIYSTVIDIHTLRIKEQKQLSGAFGGLVGEGELRPSGSSCASRLAANTIAPFSGFRSSFRMDSSAEEDEITLNEDRTTTSLLPPLLTEQSGSVFGLCPHSSKASDDKNTSSIKCETKSIVSSSISAFTLPVIKLNNCVIDEPSIDNITEDSEITRSRSRNLSMDSLAIPLTDTNEFYKPVTTMLPRHNSFVDTPSDQFKCSMALGPSTGKLLSPGAARKQFGSNTSLHLLSSHSKSLDLDRGPSTLTVQAEQRKHPSWPRLDRSNSKGYMKLENKEDPMDRLLVPQAAVKKDFTNKEKLLMISRSHNNLSFEHDEFLSNNLKRGTSETKF, from the coding sequence ATGATAGCAACTGGAGGAGTCATAACAGGACTGGCTGCCTTAAAAAGGCAAGACTCTGCCAGATCTCAGCAACATGTAAATCTTGCCACTTCACCAGCTGCTGAGGAGAAGAAACCAGTTAGACGCCGGCCCAGAGCAGATGTAGTAATTGTCAGAGGCAAAATCCGACTTTATTCCCCATCAGGATTCTTCCTTGTTTTGGGAGTGCTTATTGCATTCTTGGGAATTGCAATGGCTATCCTTGGATACTGGCCCCAAAAGGAGCAACTTGTAGGATCTGAAGATAATCTATCAATAAATGAAACTCAGGCCCTGAGAAGCCAAGGAAACATTTTACTTCGTTTCTTTGAACAGCATGTGCACTCAGATAAGATGAAAATGTTGGGTCCTTTTACTATGGGCATTggaatcttcatttttatttgtgcaaATGCCATTCTACATGAAAACCGTGACAAGGAAACGAAAATCATACACATGAGAGACATATACTCCACTGTAATAGACATCCACACCCTGAGAATCAAGGAACAAAAGCAGCTGAGTGGTGCCTTCGGTGGCTTGGTGGGGGAAGGAGAACTCAGGCCCAGTGGGAGCTCATGTGCCTCACGACTGGCTGCAAACACAATTGCGCCTTTCTCTGGCTTCAGGAGTAGTTTTAGAATGGATAGTTCTGCTGAAGAAGATGAGATTACCCTAAATGAAGATAGGACCACCACTAGCCTTCTACCACCTTTGCTGACTGAGCAATCTGGTTCAGTCTTTGGACTTTGCCCCCACTCCAGCAAGGCTTCAGATGACAAAAATACTAGTTCTATAAAGTGCGAAACAAAATCCATTGTTTCATCTTCTATTAGTGCTTTCACACTACCAGTAATTAAACTGAATAACTGTGTTATTGATGAACCCAGTATAGATAACATAACCGAGGACTCAGAGATCACCAGAAGTCGGTCTAGAAATCTGTCAATGGATTCTCTAGCCATTCCGTTAACTGATACCAATGAATTCTACAAACCAGTCACCACCATGCTGCCACGACATAATTCATTTGTGGACACTCCATCTGATCAGTTCAAATGTTCTATGGCTCTTGGACCAAGCACAGGAAAGCTTTTATCACCTGGTGCTGCCAGAAAACAGTTTGGGTCCAACACATCTTTGCATCTTCTGTCTTCACATTCGAAGTCCCTGGACCTGGACAGAGGTCCATCTACACTCACTGTCCAAGCTGAACAAAGGAAACATCCCAGCTGGCCCAGACTGGATCGAAGTAACAGTAAAGGGTATatgaaattagaaaacaaagaggACCCAATGGATAGGTTACTGGTGCCACAAGCAGCAGTCAAAAAGGACTTCACTaataaggaaaagcttcttaTGATATCAAGATCTCATAATAATTTGAGTTTTGAACATGATGAGTTTTTGAGTAACAACCTAAAACGGGGAACTTCTGAAAcaaagttttaa